Genomic DNA from Novipirellula caenicola:
GTGGACATCGTTTCGATCTTCAATACTGTGAAGGAAATTCAGAAAGGATCGTGGCGTCACGTTACGAGATTTATTGCTTTTCCGCGAGCACCCTGGATCAAGTTTTTCTACTTCGAGCACGTGATCAGCCGCCCGGCGGCAGCGAATAAAACGTTCGATTTTGATCGGGCGACTCCCGCCGCACCGCTATAAAAAACACCCGCCAAGTGCGAAAGTAGATGGCATTGGGTTTGCGCCGCACCGCTAAATAAGCGGGGGGATGGCGACCGCAACCCTAGGCGAATTTCGCTCAGTTAAAAAAAAGCGGCCTTAGCGATCTACCGCTTCGGGACGCTTTGCCAAACCGAGCAGCGATAACCAGCCAGCGATCCAAAGCAGCCCGCCGATCGGGGTAACAGCTCCCAACCAGGGCGTATTCAGGGCCACCAGCAGATAAAGACTGCCGCTAAAAAACAGGATGCCCAGCAACATCAGCCATGCGGCAACGCGGCGAATGCGGTCCGAGCCGAATGGAATCGCGGCGATCACAAGCAACACGACCGCGTGCACAAGATGGTAGCGAGCCGCCACGTCAAACTGGCCACTTCGCTTGATGATCGTTTCCGCATCCAACCCACGCGATTGCAAAAAATCGGGCAACCCATGAGCACCAAAGGCTCCGAACAACACAGCCAGTGCACCGCATACCGCCGCGGCAACCAAGGTGCGTCTTTGCAATTCG
This window encodes:
- a CDS encoding DUF423 domain-containing protein, with protein sequence MIGTELIGTELQRRTLVAAAVCGALAVLFGAFGAHGLPDFLQSRGLDAETIIKRSGQFDVAARYHLVHAVVLLVIAAIPFGSDRIRRVAAWLMLLGILFFSGSLYLLVALNTPWLGAVTPIGGLLWIAGWLSLLGLAKRPEAVDR